In Carassius carassius chromosome 2, fCarCar2.1, whole genome shotgun sequence, the DNA window acctttaattataatttatgtttCAGAGCTGCCGGGACACATTTTGTGGGAAATTGCACAAATAACACACAGTATGTAATTCGCTGCGCATCGGCTCACGCAAAGCACGACCAAAACAATCttcatgcagttttatttttcaaccaCTAGAGAGCAAAAAGTTACAGAAaaggtcaaataaaataaatatatatatattttttttttttcaattaactgGTCACAGTAATGTTATTAAATGTCAAATTGTACTGCGCCTTAATCATTTTATTAAGCAATTAAttttaagtgagtgagtgagtgaagtgacattcagccaagtatggtgacccatactcagaatttgtgctctgcatttaacccatccgaaatgcacacacacagagcagtgaacacacacacacacacacacattgtgaacacacacccggagcagtgggcagccatttatgctgcggcgcccggggagcagttgggggttcgatgccttgctcaagtgcacctaagtcatggtattgagggagagagcactgtacatgcactcaccccacccacaattcccgggactcgaactcacaacctttcgattgggagtccgactctctaaccattaggccacgacttccccgttttGTACCATGCTTAACTTTTTAACAAGAAGCAAGGGTATATGCTGGTTTCAGTCGTCTtgtgtgttttataataaattcaataaaaatcatGAAATGCATTCATTCTTTATATATAACAAAACAGCACTTGCCACTCAGTTTAGAGCTTTCACATGTTTTACAAACATATgacatttataatgcatgtttTATATAAGATGCATGGATGAATAACTGCttatactgtacatgcatgcaactaaataaactgtaaatgaataaattcctGTTTATTTACAGAAATATCCGCTGATGTATCAAGATGTTTCAAATGGCTAAATGAAGTGAACTTCAACAGATATCCCCTACTGAATTACCAAAAGTAATTCACAAGTAATTTATGACACATGATAGACCAACTCACCCCGAACTACTTCATTGAGATCAATTactataaatacaattattagttATAGTGTTATATGAAGGCCCAACCCTGCAGAAattaacaagcaaacaaacagtaACCATTCTTAAGTTATTCATGTCAGTGCACAGGGATGGATATTGTGTTTCTATCACTGTAATATTATCCACATATTCTCACGTCAGTCAGAAATGCAGGAACTCTTTGAGTTGCCTACTGTGTTGAAAGCACATTCGTCTGGCAGAAACAGCACTTTAATGCACAAAGCTTATCTAGGCTTATTTGTTTTCTAAAAATGAATTGCAAGCAGCAAATTCAAACACTgccaatataaaaataataataatgtgagccAATTATGCACACTAATCAAATTAACCTATCCAAAGATTGGAGatacccccccctctctctctctctatctctatatatacatatatatttcatatatatgttttttaggTGTTGTGTGCAGGCCCCTTTTAAGTGATTTAATTTGTTATAGTTTATTTTGTCCAGATTGATGTCCTTGACTTTCACTGATATTTTAATATCTATTCAGTTAGTCCTGTCCCAGTTTCTGTTTACATTGATTTCGCTGCACTATATAAAGGTTTATATATAGTTATGTGTGTAGGTGATGTGAAATTTTAAGCagcatctctctgtctctctctctctctctctctctctctctctcatacatgcACATTAACCAATGCATGTGCTTTTAACAATTCATTTGTCACCTTTCAACTGCTAAAAGCTGAAAAGTGGCCAGTAGCCTACATAAGACATTAGATTAGTAGTAGTCAGtatctaaaatatacattttaacccCATTTTAATAGTTTAGGTTTATAAATTATGTTTGGTTAGTATTAAAATGGAAGCTGAAAATGTCAAACACTAATGTTCACATGGAGAAATTAATATTTGATGTATTACTTCTTTAGAGGGCTATTCATATATGTAACATTAAATAACACAATACAGGAAAAAGTCCTGGGTCTGCTCGATACAGTCTGTGTgcaatcaatcagtcagtcaataCAAATCTATAACTACACAATGTCTTTCCACATCACTGCTCAATAGTGACATACAACATAACTGCCTGACTATTTTTCCTGAAATATACAAGCATAAGGTTTATTTGGTGGGTAAACGCCTTACATCAAGAGCAGTCAAATGATGGACATCTCTTTAAACGGcagtattatttattacaatatgtACAGTCATTGGACAGCAAGAATCTACGGCTTCATAAATTTCcttctgagttttactgtaaggAAAATACACGATTCTCCGACATGAAACCGATGCGGATCGATAAATCAGAGAAAACCATCCCAAAACTCCGCCCGCAAACGAGCAGAATGTGATGAGTGGATCTGATCTAGGTCATATCTGCGGATACACTAGTTTGGATACCTCTGAAAGCAAGTGCCTGGTCGTTCACTcccattgagaaaaaaaaaactatgttgtAGTCTAGTATGAATTACTCTAAATGCACAAAGCATCCCGACCGCTGCGCAATAAGAGCCGAAGCGCTCGCGATCTCGTCTTTATTTCCATCAGATCTGAACGCACCTTGCCTCTCTCAACGTGAAGCAGAAGCAAAACCCGCATTGAGATGACACGCCTTCCGCTTATCTTCTGTTAGACCCCAGCATGCTGCTTCTTACAGTCCTACAGCAACGAATGCGACCATCGATAGATATCCTTCACCCAAAGCTCACAGATTCTTATTTTTACAACCATTGTTCAGCCATTATGGATGACTGAGGGCAGAGTGCATTCGTACTGACTTATTATAGCTCAATTATCACCTCATCTGATGTGAAATCAAAAGACACCGTTCTTTTTTCATGCAGGgtttttatgtattaaataaatggcaAAACTCATCAGGTTTGAGACCCAAACGCGTGCGTTATGCACAGAATTCATGACGTTCATCGATTAGAAAATGATGCTTTTTGCATGCATTGTATTAGTAAGCGTGTCTGAAAAAGACCCAAGTGAGGGAAATGTTATTTCGAGTATTCTTACCTGATAACAACCGCCCACTTCTGAAGCAAACAATGCGGACTACCCGAGTGAGGTCAGTCTCAGCGACTGCGCATCTGAGAGCGGCTGGCCGTGCTCATTCAAACGCTCGTGCACATCACAAGCCACACACTCTTGTCCTGGTTTTCCTTTCAGCAGACGCATCTGAGCTTTGCCTGGAGCCCTCTTTACCTATTATCACATTGTGTTAGTTTTACCCAAGGCAATATATATTTACATCACATCACTGTGAGTTGGTTCTCAtcgtatataaaaaaaataaaaataaaaaaatggattatGCAATAAGTGTCCGAATGCACAGACAAgcaatatatgcatttaaatagaCAAGTGTGGAAAATTCTGGCAAGTGTGCTGAGAATGAGTCACTCACTCCGTGCACGCGGAGGCTCTTCGGGCAGATATCGTTCGAGGAGCTGGAAGTCCCGTGGGAAAAAGCTGTTCTTGAGTCTTTTTGTGTTTGCATGGATGCTTCTGATGACATTAATTGTTAGTATGCTTTCTGCACTGAAGAACATTATCACCAAGAGATTTTAGCACCAGTAAAACAGTGAACATCCTGCTTATTCTCACATTTTTCTCTTGAGAGAAATACTCTGACTATAATGGACATATTTGTCTCCTTTAAAGTTTCAGGAAAGATCTCGACAACGTCACAATGttctaagatttttaatgttctcTCATTTGTCTTCTCTAATGCTTTACAAGAGATCTTAACTTTCCTTCCAAGACAAATATTCATTCCTGGTGCATCTAATGTTCTGACCAGACATCCTGTAACCATCCAATTAATCCAAAACTGAGTTAGAAACCAATACCTTcatgtctttttctttctcaagatCCCAATGTAAAAGCTGTCACTTCATGATCTTAAAGATGTGGCTGTCTGTTACGTGCCTACACACCAATTTCTTCCTCAATCTTCTCCTTTGGTCAGTCATAGCGATGGATCGCTCCTTTCCAGTCATCTATCCACCATAATAAAACAGCTTAAGGCTATGCATATGATTTGCCTTTGTCATTTTGTGCCATGTCTCAATAATACCATGATTTTCACAGTAGAGAGACCaactcaaaatgtatttattcaaattaGAGACATCAtctgtaaaaacataaatgtccTGTAAAATAGCACGAAGTGGTCATACTTCATTACTACCAACATACTGTCTTCTGGAAATAAAtcaccaaataaataaacaataaaagccAACAAAAAAGGTCCAAGTTGTTTATAAAACCTGGCAACATAACACATTTTGTTACTAAAATCATGTGCTGCATTGCAATGTAAGGTGCAATGCATTAATAAGTAATGATTTACTGCTATTTAATTACTTGTCCCTTGAAAAAGTAAAGGAGTAGCTACTCTTAAGTTCATGTCTAGCCTTGTATTGACGAGGCAGATGTGGGATTTAGAAAATAATTAGTAATAAGTATGCAATACTTTAAGAGAATAATTACAGTAATGTAATTATTAGTTGTTAATTGCTTTGtagagtaacttacccaacactgccAAAGTTATTTAGAAGTTTGCTGTAAACAAGAAGTGGAAGAATGCGTTAACATCATTTTAAATTGTGGTCTCAAGGGCTTTTTGATTGATTTTATCGGTTCATTGCAACCCCTCGGTAAAAACAGAGTTTGGATGATTTTGAGTCATGTGACTCGTGTCATTTCAGCTATAGCCTCAGTAACAAGTTTTAACATGCAGCTAAccaaaatgacattttcatttgaCAGATCAATTTCACAATTCCTTCTTCGTGCATGGACTGAAACAGACTAGATGGGGTTTATTCGCGTTGTGCATCAGTTTTCCCAGGTTCTAGCTTCCGACCACGCGTCTCTGCAGCAATGTCACTACATCTGCAAGATACACGGATCGGAAGTCTGTTTCATGCTGTCAGTCTTTTAGTAGTGGTATGCTGTTGCAGTGCTGTAACAGTTCAGAAACCTGCACCATTTTGCATCCTCATCAGTTCAGAACAGAGGAGTTCTCAGGTGAGCTTTCTCATCCACTCATCGGACACTTCCGCATCTCCTCTCTTTTACTGGAGCAAGTGGACTTCAGAGAAACGTCTCGAAGGTTGTTTCAGGAGTAGCGACGGGACACTGGTTGCGCGTTATCGGTCACTCTGCCGTCAAGAGCGCGCGCGGGACGATGAGAAACCAATGCACTTCATAAGCGCGCTGCTGGAAGATGCCAGTCTGTGTCAAATGAACATGCATATCAATTTCACTTTGCACAAAGAAGACATATATCAAGGCCAGCAGATGGATTCAAGAGCAAAAAGTCGCCAAAAACGCGCGTGGGTTTTCACGGGAACACTTTGGTGTGGACGTGGCACCAGCGACAGTGACTATGAACAGCTGGGTAGGTGTGCATCCATCAGTAAGCTGCCATTGGTCACTTCACCACAGTAATCATTTGGAGTAGGCTATTCCTTTTCAAAGATGAACATATTGTCCATGTATAAACTAATTTAGTCAAGTAATTTTGCTGTTCAAACCGGTAGCTACGAAATAAACCATGCTGGAAACAGTCATGCACCCATCAgtcttttaatattaaaatctttaatggaaataaaatgatttacgaTGAAGCATTTGCAAGAATATTCAGCAAAGACAATGCACCCGTTTATAAAATAATCTGTCATTTGAAATATTGATTGCAGTAGTATCTTATGTCGCAGGCACatgcagaaaaatatatatatgtatatatataaatatgtgtgtgtgtgtgtgtaattgtatataaactattttaaatgtcaaatataacAGCATTTAACACTAACATGTTGGAAAGcgtgaaaaaaaataaaggtcaACGATAAGACAGAAATTACAAACTTCACTTACAGTAATATCcgtctttatttttgttatttgctaTACTTTCCAGAGATATAAATCAAACTGCAATTTTCATGCCAAAGTGTGCGCATAGGCGTGGTGGAAATCtgtgaatgtatgtatgtgtgttcagAAAAAGATGTGGGAGGTCCAGCAACATAACCTGAAAAGTACAGTGAATAAATCAGTTTGATGACGGAGTGTGTCACACAGCTCCTTTACATGACAGTCAAGAACTGTGGTTTGTGTGCAAAATATCCCAGTGTGCTTTGCACGTGCAATTACACTGAcaatttgtataataataataataatattacagagTTGTAATGAatcaatatttgtaattatttccaTGTTGTTGTCTTAGGTATGTTTGTGCACACAGATCGATGCTGTCGAGATCATGATCACTGTGAACTCATCATCCGCTCGTTCTCTGTGGACTTCAGCGTGTTCAACCCCACTCTGTTCACTCTCTCTCACTGTGACTGTGACCGCAGATGAGCACATGAGAGGCATCTTCAGGGCCTCAGGGGAGACTCTTTAGAGTCATAACTCATCATCCTTATGTCATAACTCACCCGTATGGCCCATAGGAGCATTATACTGTTTCTTGTAAGAGATAAAGAATATCTTTGCCCACATTTCGGTGAGAATGCatgacatttatacatttatcatgTCTGCAACAGTCTATTTGAGTTATGACAATGTATAATGAAATTATGTTCGAACAACAAAGTACATGTTAGATAACAGCATTAAACACTAACATGTCTTtccatttactgaaaaaaaaaacattgactgcGAAATTTCAAAGTTATCAAGATAGTTTTATTGCATTGTTACAACTTTAGAAATTGCAGTTTAAATTGCACATAATATTAAGCTGTGGTAAAGACTGATATGTGAAATGTCAGCagaacttgtatttatttattttacttgcaaCAATGCACTTGTTTCAGTTGCGGTAAcagatttaattcaatgtgtatgAATGCAATACACTGTGTTTAATGGAGAGTTTAGCTGACATTGAGAAACAAAAGGACTGTCCATTTCCAATTGTGACACTATAATGcaaatcatatttatttctgtCCTATCTTcctgtctggtctgtgttttagATTTAAACAATGCCTTCTTAATGGTAATGACACCATCTCCAACATGGTGGGCTACAGTTTCTTCGATGTCCTGAAACTCCGCTGCTTTGAGCTGATCCAAAGGAAGAAATGCACACAGTACAACTGGTTTGGATTGTGAGTGCACTAAATTAAATCATGCATTCCAGAAATTATGcttcatgcttttttttctgcttgcatcataattgtatataattatataatccaGATATGTAACATTTACATCAGTTTTTCCATAGAATTGCATGACATCACTATAAAGTATTGTGCTCATAGTCATAAACCATGTGTTTTCAACATTTACAGAATGAAGCCCACTACATAAAAGTGTTTAGTTTTCAGATGGTTCCAGTATTAACTGTGCATCCTgtattttgctacattcattgtccTACTTGTCTTACAGTTCTTAGAGGTTTGCATATATTTGTCTGGACATGATAATCACCGTATTTGAATTTTATTGCTGCTGGTAGGTTGTGTTTCAATgttacctaaataaataaatccttgagtcaagtctcaagttgcagtgcacaaaataaaacaagacaAGTCAAGGCTATAGCTCACCTCAAGCAAGTCGTGTTGAGTCCTGCGGAGAAAGTCGttttaaagaaaaacatgcaGGGGTTACATTTTTATAAGAATGTAGTAACAATCAAACTCAAAACAGTCTGAACATGAGCAGGGTCAGTATGTAAAAAGTAaaagtttctctctttttttccattcCACTGCCCTGTGTCTTGCATCTTAGTCAAAAAAGACTCAAGCACTTCTCATCTGGGCGGATGAAGAAGACTGCGTCGTTTAAAGTTCATTTCAGATGATTGACAGACATCACATAATCCACTGGTATTTTGGATCAGCGTGTGAATAGTAAATTGATATAAAAAAGATAGCCGTTGCTTGTGTGCACAGCAGATGATGTAtcaaaacattttacagtaatttaCCAGGTTTAATGTGTGAAAGCAGATGTTTTTTTCTGGCAAGTTGTGAAAACCATTACCTTATCTATTTCCCATTCACCGTGGAACttgttcattataatttttttgtagtgAATCCTATCTGACAAAAATGTTATCagtaatgtgttttgttttgtctacTGGCCTCTATTCCAGAGATACACTTGTGCTTTTTTGATCTCTGCAGGTGCACAGTGGTCCAGACAGCACCTGTGGCAGTATGGAAAGATTCAACACCGTACAATTCTAACGCTCTGACTAATGAGCACAGCGGCACCACTGGCCTTTCATGCAATGAAGTGCCAATCAAACTGTCACACAGCGGCAAACAAAGAATCTCTAAACCGAAACGAGTTCAATTGACAAAAGACCAAAAAACCTGCAGTCAAGTGTACTATGCAAAAGGGGAAACATTTCAGCTAAGTCAAAAGTTGGTGAGCCAAATTGAAAAAAGGAAGAGACTACAAACAAATGGAAATCGAAGAGGAAGAAAGAAGTCACTCGTTTCCCAAAGGATGGCatccaaagaaaagaaaatggtaACTCAGAAGTTCAAAATGGAAACTACTCTTCAAAGCACCCAGAGAACCCCAAAAGCAAGTGTCACTCACTCCCCCTCAACcttatctaaaaataaattactCTCAGTGCAAAAGGCCACTCAGTCCAAACGAATGTCCATAGCTAAATCAGGTGCAAGGACACTTAAAAATACGCGAAAAATAGGTAAAAAGAAAAAGCTCCACAAGGAAAAACGAATTCATATATTCGAATACAGTAGTTCTGTGATTTTGCTGTATATGGTAATTCAATTTAGACAAAATTTGTCATGGCATATTGCCAAGGAAATAAAGGCAAATAAAGCATTTTATAATCAACtgcaaacatttcattttttcattcaaTTTCATTCAATCTCAGTTTCAGATATTGAACAGTTAAACACGCAATAACACACAGCAATTTACAGCTGATAATACTTCATACATATATTCAAAATGTACTCATTAAACTGCATGTGTTTTGTGTGCGACTGTGCAAAAAAAGTGTATTGTGCATCACGTCTGAGAATTGCATCTATTGTTTTCACAAAGTCTAAACTGCATTTGCAGTTTGAGGAATCCTCCAGCAGATGCCATCAAAATACATGTTGTAAATCTAGAGTAACAAAACGATTTAATTAGTCTTGTAAGAAATTAGTTTTGaagagaaaggggaaaaaaacatttaagtcaaAAGAAATTTCATTGCatgcttgttttgtttattgCTTTCAAACACAGAGCCACACATtactacataaaataataattgtgtctcctaaaatatcaatatcattatatttttgtaatcatCTTGGGTAAAAAGGTATCCAACTTATTGATTATGTATTCTTTGCACACAGGCAAGCAAATGAACCCAGAATAGAAACGCATTGTGCAAAGTTTCACATTAAATGTTTTCCTATAGCAAACCATTATGAAGAAAATACTTAACCATTTAGCGCATTGCATTCATATTCCGAGCTCATCTGCTTGCCTGTATAAAGTAGACCATATTcacatctgttacggatcactcgggaagctgaggagtaacagaatgaagatgtttattgtacacagacacaagcagaggagcaggtagtgatgagtgacaatgaggatggatccgtgaaggcagggtgaagacttcttggagggacggtgagccacacacacgcacacttgaggaactgggtcttcggagagaatcgctggagagagtagaagaggagttagtccttatagtaagcatacaggaatgatcttgtcgcgaacgtgaccggacaatgtttgagtgcgtgtgtgtggcttttatggtgctgcggtgataggctggtgatgaggatcaggtgggtGTGCTGAACTCAACTCCGGTGAGagtgtgcgttgtgattgtgtggaggtggaacctggcgtgtttgtaacagtacccccctccccacggcctgctcctgagggccggggaccccgatgACGATgtgggcgtcctcttcccctgggagctggtcgattgggatgattggagtggaaggtatcgagtaaggtgggatccaggatgtcattgcgtgggacccaggaacgttcctctggaccgtaaccttcccagtccactaggtattccagctgcccaccacgccgccgggagtccaggatgtccttgactgtgtaggccgcgccgtcatctaggaggagaggagggggggctttggcttcgccaggttctgtggagggagagacagaaggatggtgaggtttaaggagtgacacatggaatgtggggtgaatccggtactcagggggaagctggagtttgaaagtgaccggattgatctgctgggtaatggtgaatgggccaatgaatctgggactgagcttgcggcagggtagacgcaggtggatgtccc includes these proteins:
- the LOC132099173 gene encoding group 3 secretory phospholipase A2-like; protein product: MSLHLQDTRIGSLFHAVSLLVVVCCCSAVTVQKPAPFCILISSEQRSSQVSFLIHSSDTSASPLFYWSKWTSEKRLEGCFRSSDGTLVARYRSLCRQERARDDEKPMHFISALLEDASLCQMNMHINFTLHKEDIYQGQQMDSRAKSRQKRAWVFTGTLWCGRGTSDSDYEQLGMFVHTDRCCRDHDHCELIIRSFSVDFSVFNPTLFTLSHCDCDRR